DNA from Treponema sp. J25:
CGCTCATGGCAGCGGATACAAGATAATTAAATCACACTCTCAGGAGCCATCGCGGACGGTTTGTATCCTTCCGCGAGTGTAACCTGATTCGATTATAGTACACATCGAGGTATTCGAATACTGCTGCTCTGACCTTTCAGCAGAAGGTACGAATGTACGTTCATCAAGCTTCTCCATTCCCCCCTTTCAAGGTCTTAAAAAAGGATTCCGCACGGAAGTTGTCCCCGCAAAACCTTTTCTAAGAAAAATCTTTCAATCGTTTATAACGCTACCCACTTTTTCTGTACCCTTTTTTTTCTCTGGATGAGTTCTTGCTGTATCCTTTCGTATTCCCTTTGAGAAACAGGGAACCCCTCAGGAAAGGATCGTACCAGTTCTTCCATCCGGGTAATCCATTCCAGGGCACTGGAATAGTCCCGCCGATACCATTCGTCGATAATCGCCAGGGCCCGATACCAGCGGTACCGATCCCGGACAGTTCCTCCTTTTTCTATCGCATGCAACACCACTTCTCGGGCCTTGGCCACATCTCCCCATCGAAGGAAGAGAGCACTCCAGTACAAAGGGAAACGGGGGTTTCCCTTTTTCACGATACTCTGGGAGAGACTCTGGACCGCCTGGTAAAAAAATTGCGCCACCTCCCTGCTTGTAGCATCATCGCTTGGGGAAAACTTTGCCCTGGCCGACAATTTTTTACTTTCCAGAGTGAGAAGACCCTTTTCTTCAAAAAGTACCTCGCCAGGAGAAAGGGGAAACCTATACTTTACATACCGCCGGTACCAGCGGAGAGCAAGGGCTTCCACATCGCCTATTTCGGCTTCGAGGGCCCTGAGGGGATCCGAAAGGATATGCCCCACCTGGTAAGAAAGGTAGTACAGACTCTCCACATCACATTGATTATGGCTGGCTACCCGTACAAGGCCAGTTACATTGCCGGTCTTAAGGAAATGGAACCAATAGAGGGGAGCAAGCTCCCCCGGGATATCGTTTCCCCGGGGCCGATGCAGCACCCGTTCCTCAAGAGCTACGAGAGAACAAAGACCATGCTCATGTCTCCAGAAAAGGCGGGCAGGATACAAAAGATCGATATGATCCAACTCAGGGAACACAAGGCGATGCATGATTCCCCGGGACCGCAGGAGGGGTAGATCAAAGCGCTTTCCATTATAGGTAACAAGAATTTTTCCTTCCTTCTTACGCTGATCTAATTCCTGTTGTATTGCCTCCAGAAAAGCATATTCGCCCGGAAAATCCTCAAGGAGATACTGGGTAATCCGAAGGCTCCCATCAGAAAGGACATCTCCCAGGGCCGCAAGGAAAACCACCGTCCCGGCCCCGCCGGAAAGACCCGTTGTTTCAAGATCAAAAAAACAAAAATCGCTTATCCCTATTGTCCCCCGCCCTCTTTCTTCCAGAGCCACCCCCGGTAAGCTCTGCCAGAGCAGGACCGGCCAGGGGCTAAGCGATTCTTTCGACGCGGAGGAATTTTCTTCTATTTTCAGGAGCACCACCTGGCGCCATACCAGGCTTTCCCAATGCTCCCAGGGAAGGGGAAATATCTTCGGCGATTTCTTTTCTCCGTTTTCTTTTACACCACCCGAGCGGGAGACCTTTTCTGATTCAGCCGACCCGGGGCTTTTCCCATCAGCAGGGGCACCCGGCATCCGCGACAGGGCAGTTCCTTCCAAAACGGAGGACCTCGGCAGAAGGGTATCTCCTGTAGGAAGGGGCGATACGGAGGCCTCCTTTGAGTATTTTCGGATCCGCTCTAAGCGCTCTTTTAAACTACCCATAGGGGTTCCCCTTAGAAAGTACCGGCATGAAAAGCGGCGAGGAACTGTCTGGTTCCTTCTTTATACCCATCGGGTCCCACACAAGAAGGACAGCCTTCCTTACAGGGGCAGCGGGCAACCACATCACCCATAGCCACAAAGAGGTCCGGCAAATGCTCCAGCAGGGCTTCCGAAAGCCCCGTTCCCCCCGGATAGTGATCAAACACATACAGGGCTGGAAGACGAAAATGAGGATCCCGAACCCGTTCGGAAACGCCGATATCCCGGGAATCACACAAAAGGTAGATGGGCGCCAGTTTCTTTAAAAGGGTACCACAGCTCCGCAGCACGGCCCCCCGTTCTTCATCATCCTTAAGAGTTTCCAGGACGCGGGCCCCTTCCGAATCGGGGGGAAACAAAATCACCAGACAACGGGTATGAAGTTCTTCTTCGGGGAGCACAATATCCCCATAGCCCACATTTTCATGGGTATGAAAGCGAATCTTTTTGTACTTTGTCACCTGGGAACGGACCAGCACATCCCCCAAAAGGGCCTGGAAAAGCAGAGGGCCCTTCTCTGAAGACCCTTCGTTCTTTCCAGGAGATCCTTCGGCGGCTAGAGTCTCTCTGACAGGACTCGCTTCTTTTTTCCCGTTGGAGAGACTTCCGTTACCCGCGGCAACCTCTTCGCGGGATCCCTGGATCACCTGAATACCCCTGCCAGGGATTTGAAAAAATCGGTACAGTTCATCTTCCGAAAGGACCTTAATATCCCGCTTTACAAGCCCGTCGGTATAATAGTTTACCTCCGATTCCACCACGAGGCAGGTCCGCTTTTCTATATCGAGCTTTTGTACAATATATTGATTTCCCCGATGGATATAGACCGCATTGTCAAAGAGGAGTTCCTTGGCACTGGGCCGATCCATCTCGCCAATCACCTGATAGCGGCCACCCGTAATATCCACGATGACCACGTTGTCGGCGTTACTGGAACGGAGGCTCACTCCCTCTGCGGGATAGGAGCGATCCGCCCAGAACCAGCGCCGCCGGGGTGTTGTACCCGTACAGCGGAGTATTCCATCCTCCGTAAGGAAGTCCAACACCGGAAGGGCATCGCTCCCAAAGGGATCTTTCCCTGATGGAACAGAAACGGTGTCGGTAGCCTCCTGGACAGAGGGGCCCTCCCCTAGTTCTTCCTCCGCAAAGGGAAGTTCAAAGGCTCCACACTTAACGTGGTCCGTAAAAATGTAGGGGTTCTGGGGATTAAGACGCCCCTCTTCCGCAGGGATAGAAAAAAACCACTGGGGATGCTGCATGATAAACTGGTCCAGGGGGTTGCTGGTGGCCACGAGCACCGCGAGAGAAACGCCACCCCGGCGGCCACTGCGT
Protein-coding regions in this window:
- a CDS encoding ribonuclease H-like domain-containing protein, whose protein sequence is MGSLKERLERIRKYSKEASVSPLPTGDTLLPRSSVLEGTALSRMPGAPADGKSPGSAESEKVSRSGGVKENGEKKSPKIFPLPWEHWESLVWRQVVLLKIEENSSASKESLSPWPVLLWQSLPGVALEERGRGTIGISDFCFFDLETTGLSGGAGTVVFLAALGDVLSDGSLRITQYLLEDFPGEYAFLEAIQQELDQRKKEGKILVTYNGKRFDLPLLRSRGIMHRLVFPELDHIDLLYPARLFWRHEHGLCSLVALEERVLHRPRGNDIPGELAPLYWFHFLKTGNVTGLVRVASHNQCDVESLYYLSYQVGHILSDPLRALEAEIGDVEALALRWYRRYVKYRFPLSPGEVLFEEKGLLTLESKKLSARAKFSPSDDATSREVAQFFYQAVQSLSQSIVKKGNPRFPLYWSALFLRWGDVAKAREVVLHAIEKGGTVRDRYRWYRALAIIDEWYRRDYSSALEWITRMEELVRSFPEGFPVSQREYERIQQELIQRKKRVQKKWVAL
- a CDS encoding DEAD/DEAH box helicase — protein: MDTQQILGELLQHPAFAPHIVYTYTIPAREGRYVPLPAELDPRLAGSLQKKGISQLYSHQGAVWQAVRSRQDVMVLTPTASGKTLSYNLPVLQGLLEHPQERALYLFPTKALSQDQQAELNDLVAGGGDALPIKVCTYDGDTPESLRLAARDTGRIIISNPDMLHAGILPNHPKWIKFFSNLAYVVIDEAHTYRGVFGSHVANVIRRLLRICQFYKANPTFILCSATIGNPKDLAHTLIGRPVVLVDTNGAPTSEKRIVLYNPPLVDPVQGIRKSSILESRRWMVELLRRGVKTILFAHSRLKTEVAASYVREDLKNLYTDNYHIRVEPYRAGLLPRERREIERGLREGTIQGVVSTNALELGIDIGGLDAAVVAGFPGSFNSFWQQIGRSGRRGGVSLAVLVATSNPLDQFIMQHPQWFFSIPAEEGRLNPQNPYIFTDHVKCGAFELPFAEEELGEGPSVQEATDTVSVPSGKDPFGSDALPVLDFLTEDGILRCTGTTPRRRWFWADRSYPAEGVSLRSSNADNVVIVDITGGRYQVIGEMDRPSAKELLFDNAVYIHRGNQYIVQKLDIEKRTCLVVESEVNYYTDGLVKRDIKVLSEDELYRFFQIPGRGIQVIQGSREEVAAGNGSLSNGKKEASPVRETLAAEGSPGKNEGSSEKGPLLFQALLGDVLVRSQVTKYKKIRFHTHENVGYGDIVLPEEELHTRCLVILFPPDSEGARVLETLKDDEERGAVLRSCGTLLKKLAPIYLLCDSRDIGVSERVRDPHFRLPALYVFDHYPGGTGLSEALLEHLPDLFVAMGDVVARCPCKEGCPSCVGPDGYKEGTRQFLAAFHAGTF